In a genomic window of Candidatus Flexicrinis proximus:
- a CDS encoding HEAT repeat domain-containing protein — protein sequence MVAAMNTVDSHIQALEMTDAVERRYAETELMRLGRTALVALVDALASATLRQQVVILKLLGKMGDTAALPTLKHALLDPQWLIRQAAVNALANFQADSVLPMIFHALYDHALLVRLEAIMALGRLRHASAVPTLLTHLNSTESDVETYTIVEALGLCGDRSVAATLEPYMYHENAQVRQRTLEALSRLTGTTR from the coding sequence CATACAGGCGCTAGAAATGACCGATGCGGTAGAAAGACGCTATGCCGAAACCGAGCTGATGCGTCTGGGCCGCACGGCACTGGTGGCACTAGTGGACGCTCTGGCAAGTGCGACACTGCGGCAACAGGTCGTGATTCTGAAACTGCTGGGAAAGATGGGCGATACCGCCGCACTTCCTACGCTGAAACATGCCCTACTCGATCCGCAATGGCTAATCCGGCAGGCGGCAGTGAACGCGCTGGCGAATTTCCAGGCGGACAGCGTACTGCCGATGATCTTCCACGCTTTGTATGACCACGCGCTGCTGGTCCGGCTGGAGGCGATAATGGCGCTGGGGCGCCTTCGCCATGCAAGCGCCGTGCCGACACTGCTGACGCACCTGAACAGCACGGAGTCGGACGTTGAGACCTATACGATTGTCGAGGCGCTGGGCCTGTGCGGGGACCGGAGCGTGGCAGCGACACTAGAACCGTACATGTACCATGAAAACGCCCAGGTGCGGCAGCGTACTCTGGAGGCGCTTTCGCGCCTGACTGGGACAACGCGCTAA
- a CDS encoding HAMP domain-containing histidine kinase, with product MRYPAALNWLLAPKFADPSQTRLAAMVWVMLWSLLLLSIPILFVVEPFGDSFKGLMFGNVVMASMLILTRRGYVRIAGVAIPTALLGVITYVSVVSDGIHDVAVVGYFLVITVAALLIGKSALVVYTLLVVAAYGAMAVAELNGVLVNDFSFKTGRQDIIIFAVICACFAILLRVTLQYLVDNLTRAEAGEKAVVEQNAQITASRAEVERLNAELEARIAARTSDLLVAKQENEQLYNISRDVNSAQNFVELVDAAARHLERPEFTVTLCFYDTFDKASAVLVDFVAQRPGGEGQTVAIRDDQYSAEKIREWLTDSDIMVLEDVKAAEAEIHPEMLVELKTRHVRSFIMAELSLRTRVMGYLMLALPYKHTFSADDMRVMRAIAELVAAAAERIRLYSEQVDMSRHLREADEVKSRFMANMSHELRTPLNAILNFTRFVSSGMLGTVNAEQMDALSKTITSGKHLLSLINDVLDVTKIESQMLTLFVETSVDLRVEIEAAVTAGEGLLVEKQVALIRDIPDSLPLITGDRRRLRQVLLNLVSNACKFTEEGSVTVHARQDGATIVMEVRDTGPGIAAEDHEAIFEPFRQSRRGMLTSGGTGLGLAIARRLVEAHHGTLTVESALGKGAVFTVILPVDSEALRALIEPTEDKR from the coding sequence ATGAGATATCCGGCGGCGCTGAACTGGCTGCTTGCCCCTAAATTTGCCGACCCAAGCCAGACGCGGCTCGCGGCCATGGTCTGGGTGATGCTGTGGTCCCTGCTTCTACTGTCGATCCCAATCCTGTTTGTCGTTGAACCCTTCGGCGATTCGTTCAAAGGCCTAATGTTCGGCAATGTGGTGATGGCCAGTATGCTGATACTGACACGGCGTGGCTATGTGCGGATCGCCGGAGTTGCGATTCCGACGGCGCTGCTGGGGGTAATCACCTATGTCAGCGTGGTGAGCGATGGAATCCACGATGTGGCGGTGGTCGGCTACTTCCTGGTGATCACGGTCGCGGCACTGCTGATCGGCAAGTCCGCGCTGGTGGTCTATACGCTGCTGGTGGTGGCGGCCTACGGCGCGATGGCGGTGGCCGAACTCAACGGTGTGCTGGTGAACGACTTTTCGTTTAAGACTGGTCGACAGGACATCATCATTTTCGCGGTGATCTGCGCGTGTTTTGCGATTCTGCTGCGGGTGACGCTGCAATACCTGGTCGATAACCTGACGCGAGCCGAAGCCGGCGAGAAGGCGGTCGTTGAGCAGAACGCGCAGATCACGGCGTCGCGGGCGGAAGTCGAGCGCCTGAACGCCGAGCTTGAAGCACGGATCGCGGCGCGGACATCCGACCTGCTGGTCGCGAAACAAGAGAACGAGCAGCTGTATAACATCAGCCGAGACGTGAACAGCGCACAGAACTTCGTAGAGCTGGTGGACGCAGCAGCGCGGCACCTTGAGCGGCCAGAATTTACGGTGACGCTGTGTTTCTATGACACGTTCGACAAAGCGAGCGCCGTGCTGGTGGACTTTGTGGCGCAGCGGCCGGGCGGCGAAGGCCAGACGGTGGCGATCCGGGACGACCAGTACAGCGCGGAGAAAATCCGGGAGTGGCTGACGGACTCCGACATCATGGTGCTGGAGGATGTGAAGGCGGCGGAAGCCGAAATCCACCCGGAGATGCTGGTCGAGCTGAAGACGCGGCATGTCCGGTCGTTCATCATGGCGGAACTGTCGCTGAGGACACGGGTGATGGGATACCTGATGCTGGCGCTGCCGTATAAGCACACGTTTTCGGCGGACGACATGCGGGTGATGCGGGCGATCGCGGAACTGGTGGCAGCAGCAGCGGAGCGGATCCGGCTGTACAGCGAACAGGTCGATATGTCGAGACATCTGCGCGAAGCGGACGAGGTGAAGAGCCGGTTCATGGCGAATATGAGCCACGAGCTGCGCACGCCGCTGAACGCGATCCTGAACTTCACGCGGTTTGTGTCCAGCGGGATGCTGGGGACGGTCAACGCGGAACAGATGGACGCACTGAGCAAGACGATCACAAGCGGCAAGCATCTGTTGAGCCTGATTAACGACGTGCTGGACGTGACGAAGATCGAGTCGCAGATGCTGACGCTGTTTGTCGAGACGAGCGTGGACCTGCGGGTGGAGATCGAGGCGGCGGTGACAGCCGGCGAGGGGCTGCTGGTGGAAAAGCAGGTGGCACTGATCCGAGATATCCCAGACAGCCTGCCGCTGATCACTGGCGACCGGCGACGGCTGAGGCAAGTGCTGCTGAACCTGGTATCGAACGCGTGCAAGTTCACGGAAGAAGGTAGTGTTACGGTGCACGCGCGGCAGGACGGCGCGACGATCGTGATGGAGGTACGGGACACAGGGCCGGGCATCGCGGCGGAAGACCACGAGGCGATCTTCGAACCGTTCCGGCAGAGCCGGCGCGGGATGCTGACGTCGGGTGGAACCGGGCTGGGGCTGGCGATCGCGCGGCGGCTGGTCGAGGCGCATCACGGCACGCTGACGGTCGAGAGCGCGCTGGGAAAGGGCGCGGTGTTCACAGTAATCCTTCCTGTTGATTCCGAGGCGCTGCGGGCGCTGATCGAGCCGACAGAGGACAAGAGATGA
- a CDS encoding response regulator, giving the protein MSGTLQMVYVEDDALSREVMEVLMRTHFPEVALKILADSSDFMNDVEALPEMPEMFLLDIHVVPLDGFAMLRLLRDDIRYERAKVLAVTASVMNQEVVQLRSAGFNGAIAKPLDFDEFARLIGGALNGKEVWYVT; this is encoded by the coding sequence ATGAGCGGTACCCTGCAGATGGTATACGTGGAAGACGATGCTCTCAGCCGGGAAGTGATGGAGGTGCTGATGCGGACGCACTTCCCTGAAGTAGCACTAAAGATTCTGGCGGACAGTTCGGATTTCATGAATGACGTCGAGGCGCTGCCCGAAATGCCAGAGATGTTCCTGCTGGACATCCATGTGGTGCCGCTGGATGGATTTGCTATGCTGCGGCTTTTACGCGATGATATCCGGTATGAACGAGCGAAAGTGCTCGCCGTTACGGCGAGTGTGATGAACCAGGAAGTGGTCCAGCTGCGCAGCGCAGGGTTTAACGGCGCGATTGCGAAGCCGCTGGACTTCGACGAATTTGCCCGGCTGATCGGCGGCGCGCTGAACGGAAAAGAAGTGTGGTATGTCACCTGA
- a CDS encoding response regulator, translating to MSPDERKRKHALVIDDNRANVEVLSALLEVEGVSVSSYMQPERAAAELPGLKPIDVVFCDLEMPRLNGYEMLTRLRDAYGSQVPVIAYTVHTSEMDQARRRGFDGFLGKPLDGDRFSGLLRKILHGQPVWELP from the coding sequence ATGTCACCTGACGAGCGCAAGCGGAAACACGCCCTGGTGATCGACGACAACCGCGCCAACGTCGAGGTGCTGTCGGCGCTGCTGGAAGTCGAGGGGGTGAGCGTCTCCTCGTACATGCAACCGGAACGGGCGGCGGCGGAACTGCCGGGCCTGAAGCCAATCGACGTGGTGTTCTGCGACCTGGAGATGCCCCGGCTAAACGGGTATGAGATGCTGACGCGGCTGCGGGACGCCTACGGGAGCCAGGTGCCCGTGATCGCCTATACCGTGCATACCTCCGAGATGGACCAGGCACGGCGGCGCGGGTTTGACGGGTTCCTGGGCAAGCCGCTGGATGGCGACCGGTTCAGCGGGCTGCTCCGCAAAATCCTGCATGGACAGCCGGTATGGGAACTGCCCTAG
- a CDS encoding chloride channel protein: MPPLLTLLADRFRHTAKWLLLGGLVGVFSGSASALFLVLLAQATAAFAAAPPLIFALPAAGFAVGWLYWRYGGAASQGNNLVIEEVHAQKQRVPFRMAPFVLIGTVLTHLFGGSAGREGTAIQMGASLADTVRRILDLAPADRRFMLMAGISGGFASVFGTPVAGFVFGMEVQAVGRVRYEGALPCLIAALVGDLTTRAWGVGHSHYPKLAAWDIEPLLLVKVALGGIAFGLAALLFVSLIHAIKHHLQERIAWSPLRPVIGGLILIAMTLLVGTTDYNGLGLPLIQSSVAGQGVFPLAFLLKIVFTAVTLGSGFLGGEVTPLFCIGAALGSTVGAALGVDPGLMASVGFVAVFAGASNTPLACALMGIELFGGGAALYLLVGCVVAYLISGERGIYAAQRLDTPKWTPLNPR, encoded by the coding sequence ATGCCGCCTCTCTTGACTCTGCTGGCCGACCGCTTCCGCCATACCGCCAAATGGCTCCTGCTCGGCGGACTTGTCGGCGTGTTTTCCGGCTCCGCCTCGGCGCTCTTTCTCGTCCTCCTCGCCCAGGCAACCGCCGCCTTCGCCGCCGCTCCGCCCCTGATCTTCGCCCTCCCGGCCGCTGGCTTTGCGGTCGGCTGGCTCTACTGGCGCTACGGCGGTGCGGCCTCCCAGGGCAATAATCTCGTCATCGAGGAAGTCCACGCCCAGAAGCAGCGCGTCCCCTTCCGCATGGCCCCCTTCGTCCTGATCGGCACCGTCCTCACCCATCTCTTCGGCGGCTCCGCCGGACGAGAAGGCACCGCTATCCAGATGGGTGCCAGCCTCGCCGATACCGTCCGCCGCATCCTCGACCTTGCCCCCGCCGATCGCCGTTTCATGCTCATGGCCGGCATCAGCGGCGGCTTCGCCTCCGTCTTCGGCACGCCGGTCGCCGGCTTCGTCTTCGGCATGGAGGTGCAGGCCGTCGGTCGCGTCCGCTATGAAGGCGCGCTCCCCTGTCTCATCGCCGCCCTCGTCGGTGATCTCACCACCCGCGCCTGGGGCGTCGGCCATTCGCATTATCCCAAACTCGCCGCTTGGGATATCGAGCCGCTCCTCCTGGTCAAGGTCGCCCTCGGTGGCATCGCCTTCGGCCTGGCCGCGCTGCTCTTCGTCAGCCTCATCCACGCCATCAAACATCACCTGCAGGAGCGCATCGCCTGGTCGCCGCTCCGTCCGGTCATCGGCGGCCTCATCCTCATCGCCATGACCCTGCTCGTTGGCACCACCGATTACAACGGCCTCGGCCTCCCGCTTATCCAGTCCAGCGTGGCAGGGCAGGGCGTGTTTCCGCTCGCCTTCCTGCTCAAGATCGTCTTTACCGCGGTCACCCTCGGCAGCGGCTTCCTCGGCGGTGAGGTCACCCCGCTGTTTTGTATCGGCGCGGCCCTAGGCTCAACCGTCGGCGCGGCCCTCGGCGTCGATCCCGGCCTGATGGCGTCTGTTGGCTTTGTCGCGGTCTTCGCCGGCGCCAGCAATACCCCGCTCGCCTGCGCCCTCATGGGCATCGAGCTGTTCGGCGGGGGTGCCGCCCTCTATCTCCTCGTCGGCTGTGTCGTCGCTTACCTCATCAGCGGTGAGCGCGGCATCTACGCCGCCCAGCGCCTCGACACCCCCAAATGGACACCCCTCAATCCCCGCTGA
- a CDS encoding response regulator has product MPPPETVLLVEDDLIDVMSIRRIFRDIPLDNPLVVVSNAEQALTYLRDPAQPRPGLILLDLNMPRMNGLEFLAAVQHDPALRSVPVVILSTSDHEDDHRQAREYSAAYILKSLDYAQFLSDIRQLFVDWRASR; this is encoded by the coding sequence ATGCCCCCGCCTGAGACCGTGCTGCTCGTCGAAGATGACCTCATCGATGTCATGAGCATCCGCCGCATCTTCCGCGACATCCCCCTCGACAACCCCCTCGTCGTTGTCTCCAACGCCGAGCAGGCACTCACCTACCTGCGCGACCCCGCCCAGCCGCGCCCCGGCCTGATCCTGCTTGACCTGAATATGCCGCGCATGAACGGCTTAGAGTTCCTCGCCGCCGTCCAGCACGATCCCGCCCTCCGCTCCGTCCCCGTCGTCATCCTCTCCACCTCCGACCACGAGGACGACCACCGTCAGGCCCGCGAGTACTCCGCCGCCTATATCCTTAAATCGCTCGACTACGCCCAATTCCTCAGCGATATCCGCCAGCTGTTCGTCGACTGGCGCGCCTCCCGCTGA
- a CDS encoding PAS domain S-box protein, whose product MNLLPVLAFHSRLRRLWDALTRPPAAITGQEARQDAQLLLAILFALIVIGALTLASQALLNPTAVDDLDFILTTGIWLCLFGLYAAVCRGRVTSVASVLVVLLFILFTVGPFTANSYAPLPYFIVVPILLSSLLSTARALIAICVSAIAFPIALLYFLTPLGYIETHRVMEIVTYTVMVSGVVLVYHFHRSAVERTRLHELQTAYQRVRQSEIELERRVEERTRQLRASELNWRTLTVNSPDTIIRITPDRRVSFFQHPLLTVEGNEQALVGYPILDLYLPETRQSLSDALDRTFATGELQEVEVLGILDPSAETQALFQNRIIPLRSEGQITGAMIVATDITQRSRMEESLRVLERAVSHGAAAIIISDATTSLDLPVIYINDAVTRITGYTREDFVGNSGRILFPSPRETPEFQRLRASFRDRIACNALVPAVRKDGTTFWSEIWQSPVSDDSGTVTHFVSTLLDVTDRVVAQHNQSQLLEQLEVSNRDLRDFAYIVSHDLKAPLRGIGSIAAWLVMDYADRLDDDGRRLLELLRGRVQRMDALISGILEYSRIGRTHEQLQTVDIGHLVAQVVDEIVPPAAFDVSISPDLPHLSVEPIHLRQVFQNLLANAVAYTDKPRGQIRIACDTRDGVFQFLVSDNGPGIEERFFARIFQMFQTLTPRDEHESTGLGLAIVKRIVENWGGKVWVESVVGQGSTFFFTIPNRSPDAPA is encoded by the coding sequence ATGAACCTGCTGCCCGTTCTCGCCTTTCATTCTCGTCTGCGCCGCCTCTGGGATGCCCTGACCCGTCCCCCGGCCGCCATCACCGGTCAGGAAGCCCGTCAGGACGCCCAGCTTCTGCTCGCGATCCTGTTCGCCCTGATCGTCATCGGCGCCCTGACCCTCGCCAGCCAGGCGCTTCTGAACCCCACCGCGGTCGACGATCTCGACTTCATTCTGACCACCGGCATCTGGCTTTGCCTCTTCGGGCTGTACGCCGCCGTCTGCCGCGGCCGCGTGACTTCCGTTGCGTCGGTCCTCGTCGTTCTGCTCTTTATCCTCTTTACTGTCGGCCCCTTCACCGCCAACAGCTATGCCCCCCTTCCTTACTTTATCGTCGTCCCCATTCTGCTCAGCTCCCTCCTCTCGACTGCCCGCGCCCTTATCGCGATTTGCGTATCCGCTATCGCTTTCCCCATCGCGCTCCTCTACTTCCTGACTCCTCTCGGTTACATCGAGACACACCGTGTCATGGAGATCGTCACCTATACTGTCATGGTCTCCGGCGTCGTCCTCGTCTACCACTTTCATCGCAGCGCCGTTGAGCGCACCCGGCTGCACGAGCTTCAGACCGCCTATCAGCGCGTGCGCCAGTCCGAGATCGAGCTGGAGCGCCGCGTCGAGGAGCGCACCCGCCAGCTCCGCGCCTCTGAGCTCAATTGGCGCACCCTCACCGTCAACAGCCCCGATACGATCATCCGCATCACCCCGGACCGCCGGGTCTCCTTTTTCCAGCACCCGCTGCTCACCGTCGAAGGCAACGAGCAGGCCCTGGTCGGGTATCCGATCCTCGACCTCTATCTGCCCGAAACCCGCCAGTCCCTCAGCGACGCCCTCGATCGCACCTTTGCCACCGGCGAGCTGCAGGAGGTGGAAGTCCTTGGCATCCTCGACCCCTCGGCCGAGACTCAGGCTCTGTTTCAGAACCGGATCATCCCCCTCCGCTCCGAGGGGCAGATTACCGGCGCCATGATCGTCGCCACCGACATCACCCAGCGCAGCCGCATGGAAGAATCGCTCCGCGTCCTGGAACGCGCCGTCAGCCATGGCGCCGCCGCCATCATCATCTCCGATGCCACCACCAGCCTCGATCTCCCCGTCATCTACATCAACGACGCCGTCACCCGCATCACCGGCTACACCCGCGAAGATTTCGTCGGCAACAGCGGCCGCATTCTCTTCCCCTCCCCCCGCGAAACGCCCGAATTTCAGCGGCTTCGCGCCTCTTTTCGTGATCGCATCGCCTGTAACGCCCTCGTCCCCGCCGTCCGCAAAGACGGCACGACTTTCTGGAGCGAAATCTGGCAGTCCCCGGTCTCCGACGACTCCGGCACCGTCACCCATTTCGTCTCCACCTTGCTGGATGTCACCGACCGCGTCGTCGCCCAGCACAACCAGTCACAGCTCTTGGAGCAGCTCGAAGTCAGCAACCGCGATCTGCGCGACTTCGCCTATATCGTCTCCCACGACCTCAAAGCCCCGCTGCGCGGCATCGGCTCCATCGCCGCCTGGCTGGTCATGGATTACGCCGACCGCCTCGACGACGATGGCCGCCGCCTCCTGGAACTCCTTCGCGGCCGCGTCCAGCGCATGGATGCCCTCATCAGCGGCATCCTCGAATACTCCCGCATCGGCCGCACCCACGAACAGCTGCAAACCGTTGACATCGGCCATCTCGTCGCCCAAGTCGTCGACGAAATCGTGCCTCCCGCCGCCTTCGACGTTTCCATCTCCCCGGATTTGCCGCACCTCAGCGTCGAGCCCATCCACCTCCGCCAGGTCTTCCAGAACCTCCTCGCCAACGCCGTGGCCTATACCGATAAGCCCCGCGGCCAGATCCGCATCGCCTGTGACACCCGCGACGGCGTCTTTCAGTTCCTGGTCTCGGACAACGGCCCCGGCATCGAAGAACGTTTCTTCGCCCGCATCTTCCAGATGTTCCAGACCCTCACCCCCCGCGACGAGCACGAAAGCACCGGCCTCGGCCTCGCCATCGTCAAGCGCATCGTCGAAAACTGGGGCGGCAAAGTCTGGGTCGAATCGGTCGTAGGGCAGGGCAGTACCTTCTTCTTCACTATTCCCAACCGGAGCCCCGATGCCCCCGCCTGA
- a CDS encoding PD40 domain-containing protein, with protein sequence MFSPDGRWMASADAGGAIHIWDVTSGNYLYTLEGAGAAVNDLAFSHDGEMLTAALDDARVGIWRLDDPTRPVLELGGFFDSVRAVEFSADDTLIATGGFDDTVRLFDTFTGEMYNTLYGHNEDIYDLAFSPDGTRLYSAGADGQVIVWYVP encoded by the coding sequence GTGTTCAGCCCGGACGGGCGGTGGATGGCCTCCGCCGACGCGGGCGGGGCGATTCATATCTGGGACGTCACGAGCGGCAACTATCTATACACGCTCGAAGGCGCCGGCGCAGCGGTGAATGATCTGGCGTTCAGCCACGACGGCGAGATGCTGACCGCGGCGCTTGACGACGCACGGGTGGGCATTTGGCGGTTGGATGATCCGACGCGGCCGGTGCTAGAGCTGGGGGGATTCTTCGACAGCGTCCGTGCGGTCGAATTCAGCGCGGACGACACGCTGATCGCCACGGGGGGCTTTGACGACACGGTGCGCCTGTTCGACACGTTCACGGGCGAAATGTATAACACCCTGTACGGGCATAACGAGGACATCTACGATCTCGCGTTCAGCCCGGATGGGACGCGGCTGTATTCGGCGGGCGCGGACGGGCAGGTGATCGTGTGGTACGTGCCGTAG
- a CDS encoding tetratricopeptide repeat-containing sensor histidine kinase — MSAAPSSSAAAGVDRILSEAESLKFSDHQRMLVVASEAAAQAQTLGDFYRYAVALNHQAWAYAILNRHESSLTHALEALMLARAYGYPDVEARTVNVLALNFAECGIVQEAIRLYEHQLEIGRRLEDPELTSMALHDLALVHLNEGEYETALALLQESIQLTPPTLHDGLDLSITHGNLALIFCRLDRLDDALHHAQQALALASAAESQPQIGQAHFILGSIYLARGSLHDARQHASFARLYTSLSTGLALNYETLSAEIFAREDRHLDSVAAWERAYTLAIGAQIIESALGILDCLKSAYEHLGDMSGVVSAYQRMTTEIPGQQKRSSDLRFTVLRTVFAIDKAAIQAKLHLNDQKHAILHRLSHEFRTPLTIIQSTAEMVEKYGDRLSLAQRQERLQRISTQVRWMTVLLEDIVELLKLEDAGFAALPAEPLTLETLAQDALAGLERYRLPTAVVHVTLQPNAGTVHISHKSVETILVHLLTNAVKFSKTDVQLTLSVEGRLLVICVADHGIGIPVAEQQLVFQPLIRGSNLDEISGNGLGLALVAKLVERMHGTVELQSVEGVGTTVTVRLPV; from the coding sequence ATGTCTGCCGCTCCATCCTCGTCCGCCGCTGCTGGCGTTGACCGCATCCTCTCTGAAGCCGAGTCGCTCAAGTTCAGCGATCATCAGCGTATGTTGGTTGTTGCCAGTGAGGCCGCCGCTCAGGCGCAGACCCTCGGCGATTTCTACCGCTATGCCGTCGCCCTCAACCATCAGGCCTGGGCCTACGCCATCCTCAACCGCCATGAATCGTCGCTCACCCATGCCCTCGAAGCCCTCATGCTCGCCCGTGCCTACGGCTACCCCGACGTCGAGGCCCGTACCGTCAACGTCCTCGCCCTGAACTTCGCCGAGTGCGGCATCGTTCAGGAAGCCATCCGCCTCTACGAGCACCAGCTTGAGATCGGTCGCCGCCTCGAAGACCCCGAACTGACTTCCATGGCCCTCCACGACCTGGCCCTGGTTCATCTCAACGAAGGCGAATACGAAACCGCGCTCGCCCTCCTGCAGGAGTCGATCCAGCTCACGCCGCCCACGCTTCACGACGGCCTCGACCTCAGCATCACCCACGGCAATCTCGCCCTTATCTTCTGCCGGCTCGACCGCCTCGATGACGCCCTCCACCACGCCCAACAGGCTCTCGCGCTTGCCTCAGCCGCCGAATCCCAGCCCCAGATCGGCCAGGCGCACTTCATCCTCGGCAGCATTTACCTCGCGCGCGGCAGTCTGCACGATGCCCGGCAGCACGCCAGCTTTGCCCGCTTGTATACCTCACTGTCTACCGGCCTCGCCCTCAATTACGAGACCCTCTCCGCCGAAATCTTCGCCCGTGAAGACCGCCACCTTGACTCCGTCGCCGCCTGGGAACGCGCCTATACCCTCGCCATCGGCGCTCAGATCATCGAATCGGCCCTCGGCATTCTCGACTGCCTCAAATCCGCCTACGAACATCTCGGCGATATGTCCGGCGTCGTCAGCGCCTACCAGCGCATGACCACCGAAATCCCCGGCCAGCAGAAACGCAGCAGCGATCTGCGCTTCACCGTCCTGCGGACCGTCTTCGCCATCGACAAGGCCGCCATTCAGGCTAAACTCCACCTCAACGACCAGAAGCACGCCATCCTGCACCGCCTCTCCCACGAGTTCCGCACGCCCCTCACCATCATCCAGAGCACCGCCGAGATGGTCGAGAAATATGGCGACCGGCTCTCCCTGGCGCAGCGTCAGGAACGCCTCCAGCGTATCTCCACCCAGGTGCGGTGGATGACCGTCCTCCTGGAAGATATCGTCGAACTCCTCAAACTGGAGGACGCCGGCTTCGCGGCCCTCCCGGCCGAGCCGCTTACCCTGGAGACCCTCGCCCAGGACGCGCTGGCCGGCCTCGAGCGCTACCGCCTGCCTACCGCCGTCGTCCACGTCACCCTGCAGCCCAACGCCGGCACCGTGCATATCTCCCACAAGTCGGTCGAAACTATCCTCGTCCACTTGCTTACCAATGCCGTCAAGTTCTCGAAGACCGATGTCCAGCTTACCCTCTCCGTCGAAGGCCGCCTGCTGGTCATCTGCGTCGCCGATCACGGCATCGGCATCCCCGTTGCCGAGCAGCAGTTGGTCTTCCAGCCCCTCATCCGTGGCAGCAATCTCGATGAAATATCCGGCAACGGCCTCGGCCTGGCGCTCGTCGCCAAACTGGTCGAACGCATGCACGGCACCGTCGAACTCCAAAGCGTCGAAGGCGTCGGCACCACCGTCACCGTCCGCCTGCCCGTCTAA